Proteins encoded within one genomic window of Edaphobacter lichenicola:
- a CDS encoding ribonuclease HI family protein, with protein MPPRPTAAPSLFSEAPTPNPPAAKKTDWINAHCDGGARGNPGPSGYGALIQDDQGNVLAELSEFLGLRTNNYAEYSGLLGCLQYALDHHHPRLRVVSDSELMVKQIQGKYKVNSPDLKPLWHEARSRIAKLEAFEITHALRHKNKDADRLANEAMDRGMHRGPATGSSAPSPIKANPYPTKAEAPPNPYAKADTMLRGFTKDGVVHILGNATLPDGVFVKIIRE; from the coding sequence CTCCGAAGCCCCCACACCCAATCCGCCTGCCGCAAAAAAGACCGATTGGATCAACGCCCACTGCGACGGCGGAGCACGCGGCAACCCCGGCCCCTCCGGCTACGGCGCGCTCATCCAGGACGACCAGGGCAACGTCCTCGCCGAGCTCTCCGAGTTCCTTGGCCTCCGCACCAACAACTACGCCGAGTACTCCGGCCTCCTCGGCTGCCTGCAATACGCCCTCGATCACCACCACCCCCGCCTCCGCGTCGTCTCCGACTCCGAGCTGATGGTCAAGCAGATCCAGGGCAAGTACAAGGTCAACTCCCCCGACCTGAAGCCCCTCTGGCATGAGGCCCGAAGCCGCATCGCCAAACTCGAAGCCTTCGAGATCACTCACGCCCTCCGCCACAAAAACAAGGACGCCGACCGCCTCGCCAACGAAGCCATGGACCGCGGAATGCATCGCGGTCCAGCCACTGGGTCCAGCGCACCCAGCCCAATCAAAGCCAACCCCTACCCCACCAAAGCCGAAGCCCCGCCCAACCCCTACGCCAAAGCCGACACCATGCTCCGCGGCTTCACCAAGGACGGCGTCGTCCACATCCTCGGCAACGCCACCCTCCCCGACGGCGTCTTCGTCAAAATCATCCGCGAATAG
- a CDS encoding MarR family winged helix-turn-helix transcriptional regulator yields MRIDAFLSQSPVVQTIRAARRMESAVNQVLRGQGVTLFESLVLAAILFERTGEIQPSHLAETFQTTRGNISHCVSSLEAKGLVRRKMDVEDARALRLVLLPAGRRRAVRVAGILDGMQRRFEDRFGAVKLEGMIGQMGAVEEVCRSLARTADGAEL; encoded by the coding sequence GTGAGGATTGATGCGTTTTTGAGTCAGAGCCCTGTGGTGCAGACGATTCGTGCTGCTCGCCGGATGGAGTCTGCGGTCAATCAGGTTCTGCGGGGGCAAGGCGTCACTCTGTTCGAGTCGCTGGTGCTGGCGGCGATTCTCTTCGAAAGAACAGGGGAGATACAGCCGTCGCATCTGGCGGAGACGTTTCAAACGACTCGAGGCAATATAAGCCACTGCGTCTCGTCGCTGGAGGCGAAGGGGCTGGTTCGCAGAAAGATGGATGTGGAAGATGCGCGTGCGCTTCGGTTGGTGCTGTTGCCCGCGGGGCGCCGGCGGGCAGTCCGAGTGGCTGGGATTCTGGATGGGATGCAGAGGCGCTTCGAGGACAGGTTTGGGGCGGTGAAACTCGAGGGGATGATTGGGCAAATGGGTGCGGTGGAGGAGGTCTGCCGGAGCCTGGCCCGTACCGCAGACGGCGCAGAGTTGTGA
- a CDS encoding TonB-dependent receptor plug domain-containing protein, translating into MKRNLLPVIFCVGTALSQQPPPPSSTANPQRPAPIPAIAESITVTTTLEPLPLAESDRSVNLLSPRDQPLISNSVVDLLRQDPSLNLQARATNGVQADLSLRGTTFEQSLILLNGLRINDPETGHLNLDLPIPLDAVTRIDILHGSGSTFYGSDAIGGAVNLLTQPPAPGLAIVASAGAGSFYSIEQHLRASYTRGPIAEQLTGSRDTSDGFIPDRNYSSNALASETWLTLKPGTTDILLAASDRPYGANLFYGPYDSQERTKGWFASIQQQLGQRTAASFGYRRHSDLFVLFADQPQIYENNHITTSYEAALRRADTLSPNTTLSYGLEANGDSIHSNSLGQHARNQGAGYANLNLRAPSNRYLARFSLSIGARDEVLSSNGNVFSPSIAAAYTLTHTTRLRTSGGHGFRLPTYVDLYYADPTTIGNPNLKPESSWSYEAGIDWTPNNGRLTLTTTAFRLQQKDTIDYSKLALATPTLTFAEPYQAVNIQNLNITGAETTLRLRLTTTQNLQFSYTAAHAASPPANLISEYAYNYAAQNAIFAWNGTLPGILPSAIGHQINARTQINIVQRTQHTAYPLWDVALSRNTGHIRPYLRLLNLSNTGYQEIPQVPLQGRTILAGTEFNWTTSRH; encoded by the coding sequence GTGAAGCGAAATCTACTGCCTGTAATCTTCTGCGTCGGCACAGCCCTCTCCCAGCAGCCACCCCCTCCATCATCCACCGCCAATCCGCAGAGGCCTGCACCCATCCCTGCCATCGCCGAAAGCATCACCGTCACCACCACCCTCGAACCCCTCCCTCTCGCCGAGAGCGACCGCTCCGTCAACCTCCTCTCGCCACGCGACCAGCCCCTCATCTCGAACAGCGTCGTAGACCTCCTCCGCCAGGACCCCTCCCTCAACCTGCAGGCCCGCGCAACCAACGGCGTCCAGGCCGACCTCTCCCTCCGCGGCACCACCTTCGAGCAGTCCCTCATCCTCCTCAACGGCCTCCGCATCAACGACCCCGAGACCGGCCACCTCAACCTCGACCTCCCCATCCCCCTCGACGCCGTCACCAGAATCGACATCCTCCACGGATCGGGATCAACGTTTTACGGCTCCGACGCCATCGGCGGCGCCGTCAACCTTCTCACCCAACCGCCCGCCCCCGGCCTCGCCATCGTAGCCAGCGCAGGAGCAGGCAGCTTCTACTCCATCGAGCAGCACCTCCGCGCCTCCTACACCCGCGGCCCCATCGCCGAGCAGCTCACCGGCAGCCGCGACACCTCCGACGGCTTCATCCCCGACCGCAACTACTCGTCGAACGCCCTCGCCTCCGAGACCTGGCTCACGCTAAAACCCGGCACAACCGACATCCTCCTCGCCGCCAGCGACCGCCCCTACGGCGCCAACCTCTTCTACGGCCCCTACGACTCCCAGGAGCGCACCAAAGGCTGGTTCGCCAGCATCCAGCAGCAGCTCGGCCAACGCACCGCCGCCAGCTTCGGCTACCGCCGCCACTCCGACCTCTTCGTCCTCTTCGCCGACCAGCCGCAGATCTACGAGAACAACCACATCACCACCAGCTACGAAGCAGCGCTCCGCCGCGCCGACACCCTCAGCCCGAACACCACCCTCTCTTACGGCCTCGAAGCCAACGGCGACTCCATCCACTCGAACTCGCTCGGTCAACACGCCCGCAACCAGGGCGCAGGCTACGCCAACCTCAACCTCCGCGCCCCTTCGAATCGGTATCTAGCCCGCTTCTCCCTGTCCATCGGAGCACGCGACGAAGTCCTCTCCAGCAACGGCAACGTCTTCTCCCCCAGCATCGCCGCCGCCTACACCCTCACCCACACCACGCGCCTCCGCACCTCCGGCGGCCACGGCTTCCGCCTCCCCACCTACGTCGATCTCTACTACGCCGACCCCACCACCATCGGCAACCCCAACCTCAAACCCGAGTCCTCCTGGAGCTACGAAGCAGGCATCGACTGGACTCCAAACAACGGACGCCTCACCCTCACCACAACCGCCTTCCGCCTCCAGCAAAAAGACACCATCGACTACTCGAAGCTAGCCCTCGCCACGCCAACCCTCACCTTCGCCGAACCCTACCAGGCCGTCAACATCCAGAACCTCAACATCACCGGAGCCGAGACCACCCTCCGCCTCCGCCTCACCACCACCCAGAACCTGCAGTTCAGCTACACCGCCGCCCACGCCGCCTCACCCCCCGCCAACCTCATCTCCGAGTACGCCTACAACTACGCCGCACAAAACGCCATCTTCGCCTGGAATGGAACCCTGCCCGGAATCCTGCCGTCTGCAATCGGCCACCAGATCAACGCCCGCACCCAAATCAACATCGTCCAACGCACCCAGCACACCGCCTACCCGCTCTGGGACGTCGCACTCTCGCGCAACACCGGCCACATTCGCCCCTACCTCCGCCTGCTGAACCTGAGCAACACCGGCTACCAGGAGATTCCCCAGGTTCCCCTGCAAGGCCGCACCATCCTCGCCGGCACAGAGTTCAACTGGACCACTTCGCGCCATTAG
- a CDS encoding GatB/YqeY domain-containing protein, giving the protein MTIGEKIQTDIVVAMKAKDEHRLTTLRMVKSALKNKEIDKREKLTDAEESQILTTLIKQRRESVESFTKGGRPELAEKEQTEIGMIEGYLPQAAGEDVIRGVVQGAIHTMSEGGAKPTPREMGAVMKVVQQRILADGLRADGKLVSEIVKAELAK; this is encoded by the coding sequence ATGACGATTGGCGAGAAGATTCAGACGGATATTGTGGTGGCGATGAAGGCTAAGGATGAGCACAGGCTTACGACGCTGCGGATGGTGAAGTCGGCGCTGAAGAATAAAGAGATCGACAAGCGCGAGAAGCTGACGGATGCGGAAGAGTCGCAGATTTTGACGACGCTGATCAAGCAGCGGAGGGAGTCGGTGGAGTCGTTCACTAAGGGGGGGCGGCCGGAGCTGGCGGAGAAGGAGCAGACGGAGATCGGAATGATTGAGGGCTATCTGCCGCAGGCCGCGGGGGAGGATGTGATTCGCGGGGTCGTGCAGGGGGCTATTCATACGATGTCCGAGGGCGGTGCGAAGCCGACGCCGAGGGAGATGGGCGCGGTGATGAAGGTAGTGCAGCAGCGGATTTTGGCGGATGGGCTGAGAGCGGATGGGAAGCTGGTCAGCGAGATTGTGAAGGCGGAGTTGGCGAAGTAG
- a CDS encoding pyridoxal-phosphate-dependent aminotransferase family protein: MIRKTRLFTPGPTPLLPAAQFAMAAADIHHRTPEFRAMYTRVLSQLKEFVGTKNDVIILSSSGSGAMEAAVSNLTSPGDRVLVLTAGKFGERWTGITKAFGCHVDVVSAPYGSTFSLDEVKANLKLETRAVFVQATESSTGVRHDIEAIANLLKQEKSEALLIVDGITGLGTSHLDMDGWGIDVLIGGSQKAVMIPPGLSYLAVSARAWDRMEATYNPRYYFDLRKERKNAAKGESAYTPSVALIAALGAALNYIAAQAATPEKPEGDLAAGRVKLVDNAITCAAMTRAAATALGLKLFAPAGYEAAAATAIVAPEGSDSGTLVKGLKSQFGAIVTDGQGEMKGQLFRIAHIGFFDYMDTIAILGALEQVIAKTKFPAPNFAFGKGLIAAQTFFAEHAK; the protein is encoded by the coding sequence ATGATCCGGAAAACCCGCCTCTTCACCCCTGGCCCGACGCCCCTCCTCCCCGCCGCCCAGTTCGCCATGGCCGCGGCCGATATCCACCACCGCACACCCGAGTTCCGCGCAATGTACACCCGCGTCCTCTCCCAGCTCAAAGAGTTCGTCGGCACCAAAAACGACGTCATTATCCTCTCGAGCAGCGGCTCCGGCGCCATGGAAGCCGCCGTCTCCAACCTCACGTCACCGGGAGATCGCGTGCTGGTGTTGACAGCCGGCAAGTTCGGCGAGCGCTGGACCGGCATCACCAAAGCCTTCGGCTGCCACGTCGACGTTGTCAGCGCCCCCTACGGCAGCACCTTCTCCCTCGACGAAGTCAAAGCCAACCTGAAGCTCGAAACCCGCGCCGTCTTCGTCCAGGCCACCGAGTCCTCCACCGGCGTCCGCCACGACATCGAGGCCATCGCCAATCTCCTCAAGCAGGAGAAATCCGAAGCACTCCTCATCGTCGACGGCATCACCGGCCTCGGCACCTCGCACCTCGACATGGACGGCTGGGGCATCGACGTCCTCATCGGCGGCTCGCAGAAGGCCGTCATGATTCCCCCCGGCCTCAGCTACCTCGCCGTCAGCGCCCGCGCCTGGGACCGCATGGAGGCCACCTACAACCCGCGCTACTACTTCGACCTCCGCAAGGAGCGCAAGAACGCCGCCAAGGGCGAGTCCGCCTACACGCCATCAGTAGCGCTCATCGCCGCCCTGGGCGCAGCCCTGAACTACATCGCCGCACAAGCCGCCACACCCGAAAAGCCAGAAGGCGACCTCGCCGCAGGCCGCGTCAAACTGGTCGACAACGCGATCACCTGCGCCGCCATGACTCGCGCCGCAGCTACCGCACTCGGCCTCAAGCTCTTCGCCCCCGCAGGCTACGAAGCAGCAGCCGCCACCGCCATCGTCGCCCCCGAGGGCAGCGACTCCGGCACGCTCGTCAAGGGCCTCAAATCTCAGTTCGGCGCCATCGTCACCGACGGCCAGGGCGAGATGAAGGGCCAGCTCTTCCGCATCGCCCACATCGGCTTCTTCGACTACATGGACACCATCGCCATCCTCGGCGCGTTGGAACAAGTCATCGCAAAAACCAAGTTCCCCGCCCCCAACTTCGCCTTCGGCAAAGGCCTGATCGCCGCCCAAACCTTCTTCGCCGAACACGCCAAGTAG
- a CDS encoding DUF4265 domain-containing protein: MSDPNHVKIGFYLEQDEDGWPPVTLENLWAIDLGEGRYRIDNIPFYVRGVSDGDLIAAKPEEDGRLVFSELVEASPNSTFRLVVFDKEEAPAVRKMFRDLGCPSELVSEGFISLHIPGTVEIKPISTLIEQGEENGQWDFEEGVLRHPNSGFSYLPQ, encoded by the coding sequence ATGTCAGATCCTAACCACGTCAAGATCGGTTTCTACCTGGAGCAGGATGAAGACGGCTGGCCTCCAGTAACTCTTGAGAATCTTTGGGCAATAGATTTGGGCGAAGGGCGATATCGCATAGACAACATTCCGTTCTATGTGAGAGGAGTCAGTGACGGAGATCTAATCGCCGCAAAGCCAGAAGAGGATGGAAGGCTTGTATTTTCTGAGCTCGTGGAAGCGTCCCCGAACAGCACATTCCGTCTGGTCGTTTTCGATAAAGAAGAGGCACCAGCTGTTCGAAAGATGTTTCGCGATCTTGGCTGCCCGTCAGAGCTCGTCAGCGAAGGTTTCATTTCCTTACACATACCTGGCACTGTAGAGATAAAACCTATTTCGACTCTTATTGAGCAGGGTGAAGAGAACGGGCAATGGGATTTTGAAGAAGGAGTTCTTCGGCATCCGAACTCAGGTTTCAGTTATCTGCCTCAATAA
- a CDS encoding serine hydrolase domain-containing protein, whose protein sequence is MRTNALNMGRLADLHTTMNGYVERGDIPGIVTLVACGEEVQVDVMGRMAVDGEEPMRRDTIFRIASITKPIAAAATMILVDDGKLRLDDSVERWLPELANRRVLRRMDSPPDDTVPANRSITVRDLLNSTFGFGSVMARPGTYWIQQLIRDGNLGGDGPPQPSLTPGTDEWMRRLGELPLMYQPGERWLYNTSCDVLGVLVARVSERSFGGFLRERLFDPLGMKDTGFSVPASNLDRLPGLYSFNHESRKLEEFDSMRDSEYSRAPAFESGAGGLVSTADDYYAFCRMMLNKGVCGRERVLTEASVEAMTRDQLTPQQREGAELFFGNHSSWGFGMAVSLRREKPWMVPGRFGWDGGFGTSAYSDPANDFIGVLMTQRMMDSPEPPAVFTDFWAGAHRALEG, encoded by the coding sequence ATGAGAACAAATGCGCTCAACATGGGGCGACTTGCGGATCTGCATACGACGATGAATGGCTATGTCGAACGCGGGGATATTCCGGGCATCGTTACGCTGGTTGCTTGCGGTGAGGAGGTTCAGGTCGATGTGATGGGCCGGATGGCTGTCGACGGAGAGGAGCCGATGCGGCGAGATACGATCTTCCGGATTGCATCGATCACGAAGCCGATTGCTGCGGCCGCAACTATGATTCTGGTCGATGACGGCAAGCTTCGGCTGGACGATTCGGTGGAGCGGTGGCTGCCTGAGCTTGCGAATCGCAGGGTGCTCCGCCGCATGGATTCACCTCCCGACGACACGGTGCCTGCTAATCGCTCGATCACGGTGCGCGACCTGTTGAACTCTACATTCGGGTTCGGCAGCGTGATGGCTAGGCCGGGAACTTATTGGATTCAGCAGCTGATTCGTGATGGGAATCTTGGGGGCGATGGGCCGCCGCAGCCGTCGCTGACGCCCGGAACGGATGAGTGGATGCGCAGGCTGGGGGAGTTGCCGCTGATGTATCAGCCGGGCGAGCGGTGGCTCTACAACACCAGCTGCGACGTACTGGGTGTTCTGGTGGCGCGTGTTTCGGAGAGGTCGTTCGGAGGGTTTCTGCGCGAGCGGTTGTTTGATCCGCTGGGCATGAAGGACACGGGGTTCAGCGTTCCTGCGTCGAACCTTGATCGTCTGCCCGGTCTTTACTCGTTCAATCATGAGAGCAGGAAGTTGGAGGAGTTCGACAGTATGCGGGACAGCGAATATAGCCGGGCGCCAGCGTTTGAGTCGGGTGCTGGTGGGTTGGTCTCGACTGCGGATGACTACTATGCGTTCTGCCGGATGATGTTGAACAAGGGGGTGTGCGGGCGAGAGCGTGTGCTGACGGAGGCGTCCGTTGAGGCGATGACGAGAGATCAACTTACGCCTCAACAGAGAGAGGGTGCGGAGTTGTTCTTCGGCAATCACAGCAGTTGGGGCTTTGGGATGGCGGTGAGCCTTCGACGTGAGAAGCCCTGGATGGTGCCGGGAAGATTCGGCTGGGATGGAGGCTTTGGGACTTCGGCTTATTCGGATCCGGCGAATGACTTTATCGGTGTTTTGATGACGCAGCGGATGATGGATTCGCCTGAGCCGCCGGCGGTGTTTACGGATTTCTGGGCGGGTGCGCATCGGGCGCTCGAAGGTTGA
- a CDS encoding glutathionylspermidine synthase family protein: protein MQRITLTPRDNWQQKVESVGLTFHTLENGQPYWDESTAYSFTSAEIDTLEAAGNTLQEMCLAAAQHIIDQKRYAELDIPAFAIEAIEWAWNNEPPALYGRFDLSWAGAQSGHAPKLLEYNADTPTSLLEAAVVQWHWLKDMPSSLVSAKPDQFNSLHEKLIAKWKDVDPYLSKPIYFAALDNPEDQLTITYLRDTAQQAGLETLQMFMNEIGWNDEQQLFLDPDEQPMFSIFKLYPWEAMLQEEFGPHAIDTYPSTRWIEPIWKMLLSNKGILPILWQLYPNHELLLESHFADDPNAAQLRNYVRKPLMSREGANITLVREGSAIATTPGPYNGRQIIQALAPDAVFDHRHTVLGLWMIDQDCCGLGVRESFNPITDNLSSFVPHFFL, encoded by the coding sequence ATGCAGCGCATCACTCTAACCCCCCGCGACAACTGGCAGCAAAAAGTCGAGTCCGTCGGCCTCACCTTCCACACCCTCGAAAACGGCCAGCCCTACTGGGACGAGTCCACCGCCTACAGCTTCACCTCCGCCGAAATCGACACCCTCGAAGCCGCCGGCAACACTCTCCAGGAGATGTGCCTCGCAGCCGCGCAGCACATCATCGACCAGAAGCGTTACGCCGAACTCGACATCCCCGCCTTCGCCATCGAAGCCATCGAGTGGGCCTGGAACAACGAGCCACCCGCCCTCTACGGCCGCTTCGACCTGAGCTGGGCCGGCGCACAAAGCGGCCACGCACCCAAGCTCCTCGAGTACAACGCCGACACCCCCACCTCCCTCCTCGAAGCCGCAGTAGTCCAGTGGCACTGGCTCAAAGACATGCCATCCTCCCTCGTCTCCGCCAAGCCGGACCAGTTCAACTCCCTCCACGAAAAACTCATCGCCAAATGGAAGGACGTCGACCCCTACCTCTCCAAGCCCATCTACTTCGCCGCGCTCGACAACCCCGAAGACCAGCTCACCATCACCTACCTCCGCGACACCGCCCAGCAAGCCGGCCTCGAAACCCTGCAGATGTTCATGAACGAGATCGGCTGGAATGACGAGCAGCAGCTCTTCCTCGACCCCGACGAGCAGCCCATGTTCTCCATCTTCAAGCTCTACCCCTGGGAGGCCATGCTTCAGGAGGAGTTCGGCCCACACGCCATCGACACCTACCCCAGCACCCGATGGATCGAGCCCATCTGGAAGATGCTTCTCTCCAACAAGGGCATCCTGCCCATCCTCTGGCAGCTCTATCCGAATCACGAGTTGCTCCTCGAATCCCACTTCGCCGACGACCCCAACGCAGCCCAGCTTCGCAACTACGTCCGCAAGCCGCTGATGTCCCGCGAAGGGGCCAACATCACTCTCGTCCGCGAAGGCTCTGCCATCGCCACCACCCCTGGCCCCTACAACGGCAGACAAATCATCCAGGCCCTCGCCCCTGACGCGGTCTTCGACCATCGCCACACCGTCCTAGGCCTGTGGATGATCGACCAGGACTGCTGCGGCCTCGGCGTCCGCGAATCCTTCAACCCCATCACCGACAACCTGAGCTCCTTCGTCCCCCACTTCTTTCTTTAG
- the serA gene encoding phosphoglycerate dehydrogenase, which yields MKIVLAEKVSPATLAVFQQEPGWQIVTPDQIKNGLAAELADADALVVRSAVQADAKLLESAPRLRVIGRAGVGVDNINTDAATHRGIVVMNTPGANAVAVAELTLGLMISLARSIPRANATMHQAKWDKKTLQGQELRGKTLGIVGLGRIGLEVARRAASFGMEIIGYDPFVAPVIARENNVTLVPIDEIFKASDYLTLHVGLTTQTEGLINATSIKIMKKGIRIINCARGELIVEQALADAIKSGHVGGAALDVFHQEPLKESPFYNLDNVLLSPHIAGATDEAQEAIGIQLAMQVRDYLKLGVVQNAVNLPSLSHEEYKEIAPYIEMAERLGQFLAHATPGNLENIKISYTGRIASGKTDLIRNAAIAGIFSGADGGSTANRINAAAIAAERGIRIQEDKKEFTIGGAGSVLKIVLHSSQGDASASATVLHGNSPRLLSYDGIDIEAPLHGTLVAIRNHDVPGVVGRIGTILGEHSVNIANFALGRANSTQSHRVPQGQALAVVQIDVSKAASATAAVEALRKVEAIASVRLIELGKL from the coding sequence ATGAAGATCGTTCTCGCCGAAAAAGTCTCCCCTGCAACCCTCGCCGTCTTCCAACAAGAACCGGGCTGGCAGATCGTAACCCCCGACCAGATTAAGAACGGCCTCGCCGCCGAACTAGCCGATGCCGACGCCCTCGTCGTCCGCTCCGCCGTTCAGGCCGACGCCAAGCTCCTCGAGTCCGCGCCCAGGCTCCGCGTCATCGGCCGCGCCGGAGTAGGCGTCGACAACATCAACACCGACGCCGCCACCCATCGCGGCATCGTCGTCATGAACACCCCCGGCGCCAACGCCGTCGCCGTCGCCGAACTCACCCTCGGCCTCATGATCTCCCTCGCCCGCTCCATCCCCCGCGCCAACGCCACCATGCACCAAGCCAAGTGGGACAAGAAAACCCTGCAAGGCCAGGAACTCCGCGGCAAGACCCTCGGCATCGTCGGCCTGGGCCGCATCGGCCTCGAAGTAGCCCGCCGCGCCGCCAGCTTTGGCATGGAGATCATCGGCTACGACCCCTTCGTCGCCCCCGTCATCGCCCGCGAGAACAACGTCACCCTCGTCCCCATCGACGAGATCTTCAAAGCCTCCGACTACCTCACCCTCCACGTCGGCCTCACCACCCAGACCGAAGGCCTCATCAACGCGACCTCGATCAAGATCATGAAGAAGGGTATCCGCATCATCAACTGCGCCCGCGGCGAGCTCATCGTCGAGCAGGCCCTCGCCGACGCCATCAAATCCGGTCACGTCGGCGGCGCAGCCCTCGACGTCTTCCACCAGGAGCCGCTCAAAGAATCGCCCTTCTACAATCTGGACAACGTCCTCCTCTCCCCCCACATCGCCGGCGCCACCGACGAAGCCCAGGAGGCCATCGGCATCCAGCTCGCCATGCAGGTCCGCGACTACCTCAAGCTCGGCGTCGTCCAGAACGCCGTCAACCTCCCCTCCCTCTCGCACGAGGAGTACAAGGAGATCGCCCCCTATATCGAGATGGCCGAACGCCTCGGTCAATTCCTCGCGCACGCGACCCCGGGCAATCTCGAAAACATCAAGATCTCCTACACCGGCCGCATCGCCTCCGGCAAAACCGACCTCATCCGCAACGCCGCCATCGCCGGCATCTTCTCGGGAGCAGACGGAGGCAGCACCGCCAACCGCATCAACGCCGCCGCCATCGCAGCCGAGCGCGGCATCCGCATTCAGGAGGATAAGAAGGAGTTCACCATCGGCGGCGCAGGCTCGGTCCTCAAGATCGTCCTTCACTCCTCCCAAGGCGACGCCAGCGCCTCCGCAACCGTCCTCCACGGCAACTCACCCCGCCTGCTCAGCTACGACGGCATCGACATCGAAGCCCCGCTCCACGGCACCCTCGTCGCCATTCGCAACCACGACGTCCCTGGCGTCGTCGGTCGCATCGGCACCATCCTCGGCGAGCACTCGGTCAACATCGCCAACTTCGCCCTGGGCCGCGCCAACTCCACGCAAAGCCATCGCGTCCCGCAGGGCCAAGCCCTCGCCGTAGTTCAGATCGACGTCTCCAAGGCCGCCTCGGCCACCGCCGCCGTCGAAGCCCTGCGCAAAGTAGAAGCCATCGCCAGCGTTCGCCTCATCGAACTAGGCAAACTCTAA
- a CDS encoding FmdB family zinc ribbon protein, whose product MPLYEYECTTCHKHTEKIQKFSDPEITVCPHCSGHLERVISAPAISFKGGGWYADGYGNAKPKSSSNGNGSGSSVSDSKSGDSKAGDSKSGGSKSGDSKSSTDSSSSSPATAPSAPAAAPAAASSSSDKK is encoded by the coding sequence ATGCCGCTCTACGAATACGAATGCACCACCTGCCACAAGCACACGGAAAAGATCCAGAAGTTCTCCGACCCCGAGATCACCGTCTGCCCTCACTGCAGCGGCCACCTGGAGCGTGTCATCTCCGCCCCAGCGATTAGCTTCAAAGGCGGCGGCTGGTACGCCGACGGCTACGGCAACGCCAAACCAAAGTCCTCGAGCAATGGCAATGGCTCAGGATCAAGCGTCAGTGACTCGAAATCCGGCGACTCCAAGGCGGGCGATTCGAAGTCTGGTGGTTCCAAGTCTGGTGACTCCAAGTCCAGCACCGACTCCAGCAGCAGCTCTCCGGCCACCGCTCCGTCCGCCCCAGCAGCAGCGCCTGCAGCAGCCTCCTCGTCGTCAGACAAGAAGTAG